A DNA window from Pyrus communis chromosome 3, drPyrComm1.1, whole genome shotgun sequence contains the following coding sequences:
- the LOC137728290 gene encoding uncharacterized protein: MVEPNLGLLNLESREIAGGPEGVSQPSMQNTSQPSRQCSSELQPLTQNPDSPSTSRNNPHLVVSIHVPEHIHESLKQFDVKNAFLHGNLEEEVYMELPPGYEIQNRAGDNKEEIERLQVYLCSEFEMKDLGGLKNTYSSKSSFGDLPGPSSSEQGKIPEVGNITDRHSTSGYFTFVGGNLVTWRSKKHNLVARSTTEAEYRGKTHGICELLWLRILPTEIRFKPCGAMLLYCDNQVVREIANNPVQHDHIKHVEVDRHFIKEKLDFKLLDIPYGKFEDQLADVLTHAVATRVLRDLLNKLGLGDIYAPT; the protein is encoded by the exons ATGGTTGAGCCTAATTTGGGCTTGCTGAACTTGGAAAGTAGAGAAATAGCAGGTGGGCCTGAAGGAGTCTCTCAGCCCAGCATGCAAAACACCTCACAGCCTAGTAGGCAGTGTAGCAGCGAGTTGCAACCTTTAACTCAAAATCCTGACAGCCCAAGCACTTCAAGAAATAACCCTCATCTGGTGGTATCCATTCATGTGCCCGAGCATATCCATGAG TCGTTGAAacaatttgatgtaaaaaatgctTTTCTACATGGAAACTTGGAAGAAGAAGTATACATGGAGCTTCCACCTGGGTATGAAATACAGAATCGAGCAG GTGATAATAAAGAAGAGATAGAGAGACTACAGGTGTATCTTTGTTCggagtttgagatgaaagatttaGGAGGTTTGAA AAACACCTATagttcaaaatcatcatttggCGATCTACCTGGACCAAGTTCTAGCGAACAGGGAAAGATACCAGAG GTTGGGAACATTACTGATAGACACTCTACATCAGGGtactttacatttgttggaggAAATCTTGTGACTTGGAGGAGCAAGAAACATAATTTGGTTGCTAGGTCCACAACAGAGGCCGAATACCGTGGCAAGACACATGGAATTTGCGAGTTATTATGGCTGAGGATTCTTCCTACAGAAATTAGGTTCAAACCATGTGGAGCTATGCTAttatattgtgataatcaagttGTGAGAGAAATAGCTAATAATCCAGTTCAACATGATCATATAAAACATGTTGAGGTGGatagacattttatcaaagagaAGTTGGATTTTAAGTTACTTGATATTCCTTACGGAAAGTTTGAAGATCAGTTAGCTGACGTGTTAACTCATGCAGTGGCGACAAGAGTGCTTCGGGACTTACTTAACAAGTTGGGCCTAGGTGATATATacgcaccaacttga
- the LOC137728287 gene encoding disease resistance protein RUN1-like — translation MASSSSSPPLSRPSHREKYDVFISFRDYKLERGDEIEPALPEAIEKSKLSVIILSKKYTSSSWCLIELCHILECEEKYGQLVIPIFYDINRSDVRKQKGSYGDAFAQLENRFKDSMDKVRKWRKALMTVANLSGFDYSNKKGTEADLVNTVVDDIWTKLIRKSSFGLNDLEFGVWVVLARPPLAEPVFHGLSSNSTLLVYSKIHRSVLKKTVEDDKIYKVGGLKPDDGLQLFHLYAFKNNCPSSEYAELSAGVVDYAGGIPLALQIFGSLFLPCESKEEWEDMFNKLKKIPSKEIQNAFRLSHNRLEIHEQEVFLDIACFNKGKSTEYVKRMLGIRGFFAGAGIGVLIDKSLISNDSTRETIEMHDLLQEMGWAIVREQCLEEPGKRKTGTSAVEAVSFNISEIEEQQLNRADFKK, via the exons atggcttcatcttcttcttctcctcctttatCGAGACCCTCTCATCGCGAGAAGTATGATGTGTTTATTAGTTTCAGAG ATTACAAACTTGAGAGAGGAGACGAAATTGAACCTGCCCTGCCAGAAGCAATTGAGAAGTCCAAGCTTTCAGTGATCATTCTTTCAAAGAAATATACGTCTTCCTCATGGTGTTTGATTGAACTTTGCCATATACTTGAATGTGAGGAAAAATATGGGCAGTTGGTTATACCCATTTTCTACGACATCAATCGCTCTGATGTACGAAAACAAAAGGGAAGTTATGGAGATGCATTTGCTCAACTTGAAAACCGTTTCAAGGACAGTATGGACAAGGTGCGCAAGTGGAGGAAAGCTTTGATGACTGTAGCCAATCTTTCTGGGTTtgattattcaaacaaaaaagG GACTGAGGCCGATCTAGTTAACACAGTTGTCGACGATATTTGGACCAAATTGATTCGCAAATCGTCATTTGGTTTGAACGACCTG GAATTTGGGGTATGGGTGGTGTTGGCAAGACCACCCCTTGCTGAGCCTGTATTTCACGGACTTTCTTCTAATTCGACACTGCTTGTTTACTCAAAAAT ACATCGGAGCGTGCTTAAGAAAACTGTTGAAGATGATAAGATATATAAGGTTGGGGGATTAAAACCAGATGACGGTCTGCAGCTATTTCATTTGTATGCCTTCAAAAACAATTGTCCTAGTTCAGAATATGCAGAGTTGTCAGCAGGAGTAGTAGATTATGCTGGAGGTATTCCTTTAGCTCTTCAAATATTTGGTTCCTTATTCCTTCCATGCGAGAGCAAAGAAGAGTGGGAAGATATGTTCAACAAACTGAAAAAAATTCCTAGCAAGGAAATTCAGAATGCTTTCAGACTAAGCCACAATAGATTAGAAATACATGAGCAGGAGGTATTTCTTGATATAGCATGTTTTAACAAAGGGAAGAGTACAGAGTATGTAAAAAGAATGTTAGGCATCCGTGGTTTCTTTGCGGGAGCTGGAATTGGAGTTCTCATTGACAAATCTCTCATATCAAATGATTCAACCCGGGAAACCATAGAGATGCATGATTTGCTTCAGGAAATGGGTTGGGCAATTGTTCGTGAACAATGCCTTGAAGAGCCTGGAAAACGGAAGACG GGAACTTCAGCTGTTGAAGCTGTATCCTTTAACATATCTGAGATTGAAGAACAACAATTGAATCGTGCAGATTTCAAAAAATGA